The following proteins are encoded in a genomic region of Tenacibaculum sp. 190524A05c:
- the proS gene encoding proline--tRNA ligase, with translation MSKHLTKRSEDYSKWYNELVVKADLAETSAVRGCMVIKPYGFAIWEKMQAELDRMFKETGHQNAYFPLFVPKSLFEAEEKNAEGFAKECAVVTHYRLQNDPEKEGKLRVDPNAKLEEELVVRPTSEAIIWNTYRGWIQSHRDLPLLINQWANVVRWEMRTRLFLRTAEFLWQEGHTAHATKEEAVQEAKQMQEVYATFAEEFMAMPVVRGAKSESERFAGADDTYTIEALMQDGKALQAGTSHFLGQNFAKAFDVKYTSKEGKQEHVWATSWGVSTRLIGGLIMTHSDDAGLVLPPKLAPIQVVIVPIYKGEEQLNAIFEKLEGVIKALKAKGISVKFDDRDTMRPGAKFAEYELKGVPVRVAIGKRDLENGTVEVARRDTFEKETVSQDNVVEYIAQLLNDIQDNLYSKAVNFRNEHITEVNTFEEFKEAIENKGGFVSAHWDGTIETEDKIKELTKATIRCIPNDAVEEDGVCVFTGEKSSKRVLFAKAY, from the coding sequence ATGAGTAAACATTTAACAAAAAGGTCTGAAGATTATTCAAAATGGTATAATGAATTAGTTGTAAAGGCTGATTTAGCTGAGACTTCAGCGGTAAGAGGTTGTATGGTGATAAAGCCATATGGTTTTGCAATTTGGGAAAAAATGCAAGCAGAATTAGATAGAATGTTCAAGGAAACTGGACATCAAAACGCATATTTTCCACTTTTTGTTCCTAAAAGTTTATTCGAAGCAGAAGAGAAAAATGCAGAAGGCTTTGCTAAAGAGTGTGCGGTAGTTACACATTATCGTCTTCAAAATGATCCTGAAAAAGAAGGGAAGTTAAGAGTTGATCCTAATGCGAAATTGGAAGAAGAATTAGTTGTAAGACCTACTTCGGAAGCAATAATTTGGAATACTTATCGAGGATGGATTCAATCACATAGAGATTTACCGTTATTAATAAATCAATGGGCTAATGTTGTAAGATGGGAGATGAGAACTCGTTTGTTTTTAAGAACCGCTGAGTTTTTATGGCAAGAAGGTCATACTGCTCATGCAACAAAAGAAGAAGCTGTTCAAGAAGCTAAACAAATGCAAGAAGTATACGCAACATTTGCTGAGGAGTTTATGGCAATGCCAGTGGTTCGTGGAGCAAAATCAGAAAGCGAGCGTTTTGCAGGTGCGGATGATACCTATACCATCGAAGCTTTAATGCAAGATGGGAAAGCATTACAAGCAGGAACTTCTCACTTTTTAGGACAGAATTTTGCAAAAGCTTTTGATGTAAAATATACTTCTAAAGAAGGAAAACAAGAACATGTATGGGCAACTTCTTGGGGGGTGTCTACACGATTAATAGGTGGGTTGATTATGACGCATTCTGATGATGCAGGATTGGTTTTACCTCCAAAATTAGCACCGATTCAGGTTGTTATTGTTCCAATTTATAAAGGAGAAGAGCAATTGAATGCAATATTTGAAAAGTTAGAAGGAGTTATTAAAGCTCTTAAAGCTAAAGGAATATCAGTAAAGTTTGATGATAGAGATACAATGCGACCTGGAGCAAAGTTTGCAGAGTATGAATTAAAAGGTGTTCCAGTAAGAGTAGCTATTGGTAAAAGAGATTTAGAAAATGGTACTGTAGAGGTTGCGAGAAGAGATACTTTTGAGAAAGAAACAGTCTCTCAAGATAATGTTGTTGAATACATAGCTCAATTATTAAACGATATACAAGATAATTTGTATTCTAAGGCTGTTAATTTTAGAAATGAACATATTACAGAGGTAAATACATTTGAAGAGTTTAAAGAAGCTATTGAGAATAAAGGAGGATTTGTTTCGGCACATTGGGATGGAACAATTGAAACAGAAGATAAAATAAAAGAATTAACAAAAGCAACTATTAGATGTATTCCAAACGATGCTGTTGAAGAGGATGGAGTATGCGTATTTACTGGTGAAAAATCTAGTAAAAGAGTTCTTTTTGCAAAAGCTTATTAA
- a CDS encoding OmpP1/FadL family transporter, whose amino-acid sequence MKRILLLVALATTILTSYSQALDYNDLGLLFSKDNTNGTARFNAMSGAFGALGSDLSSTDINPAGAAVARDSKFSVTLSNRNANLDVNYYGNTNNLQDEYFNISQAGGIFVFDIDNSNSSWNRFAFTFNYKMKADFDNLYSGRGNSNFLFYDQHIGDTNSPVNIFDGSIEQSFSNETRGLNSVFNIGISAVHDNKLFVGASLKFHNLEFRERSFLTEMNDDVNGNILEVEDFRERFIEGNGFSFNLGFIYKLNKFIRLGASYESPTWYQEVIEERAGSLTMFDVNNLGITGVEDRFFEGPYSLRFTTPSRLTASGALVFGKQGLISVDYTYKDFQNFKYREVDQELQDANQFFRTDFRATQKLSVGTEWRFDRVSLRGGYSYELDPNLVVGGNTNKDNIRAFSAGLGYNFGNTKIDLSYQQSENRQFYSLYNTGDINIDNNISVVAATVTFSL is encoded by the coding sequence ATGAAACGAATTTTATTACTCGTAGCTTTGGCTACTACGATACTTACGTCCTATTCTCAAGCATTAGATTATAATGACTTAGGACTATTATTTTCAAAGGATAACACAAACGGAACTGCAAGATTCAATGCAATGTCAGGAGCATTTGGAGCTTTAGGAAGTGATCTTTCATCAACAGACATTAACCCTGCAGGAGCAGCAGTAGCAAGAGATAGTAAATTCTCTGTTACTCTTTCGAATAGAAATGCAAATTTGGATGTTAATTATTATGGTAACACGAATAATTTGCAAGATGAATATTTTAATATTTCTCAAGCAGGTGGAATATTTGTATTTGACATTGATAATTCAAATTCAAGCTGGAACAGATTTGCTTTTACATTTAACTATAAAATGAAAGCAGATTTTGACAACCTGTATTCAGGAAGAGGAAATAGTAATTTTCTTTTTTATGATCAACATATAGGAGACACTAATTCTCCTGTCAATATTTTCGATGGATCTATAGAGCAATCTTTCTCTAATGAAACCAGAGGTTTAAACAGTGTATTTAATATTGGTATTTCTGCTGTACATGATAACAAGTTATTTGTAGGAGCATCACTTAAATTTCACAACTTAGAATTCAGAGAAAGATCTTTCTTAACAGAAATGAACGATGATGTAAATGGAAATATTTTAGAAGTTGAAGATTTTAGAGAGCGTTTTATTGAAGGAAATGGTTTTTCATTTAATCTTGGTTTCATATACAAACTGAATAAATTTATTCGTCTTGGAGCTTCTTATGAATCACCAACTTGGTATCAAGAAGTTATTGAAGAAAGAGCTGGATCATTAACTATGTTTGATGTAAATAATTTAGGAATTACCGGTGTAGAAGATCGTTTCTTCGAAGGACCATACTCATTAAGATTTACAACTCCGAGTAGGCTAACAGCCAGTGGAGCTTTAGTATTTGGAAAACAAGGATTAATAAGTGTTGATTACACATACAAAGATTTTCAAAATTTCAAATACAGAGAAGTAGATCAAGAATTACAGGATGCAAATCAATTCTTTAGAACTGATTTTAGAGCTACTCAAAAATTAAGTGTTGGTACGGAGTGGAGATTTGATAGAGTGAGTTTAAGAGGTGGTTATTCTTATGAATTAGATCCAAATTTAGTTGTAGGAGGAAATACTAATAAAGATAACATTAGAGCTTTCTCGGCAGGTTTAGGTTATAATTTTGGAAATACTAAAATCGATTTATCATACCAACAATCTGAAAACAGACAATTTTACTCATTATATAATACAGGAGACATAAATATTGATAATAACATTTCAGTAGTTGCTGCAACTGTTACATTCAGTTTATAA
- a CDS encoding NifU family protein, translated as MENIKIQIQETNNNSIIKFVSNTILINGGSFEFNNIDEAKSSPLAQQLFYLPFVKKVFVTANFIAIQRFDIVEWSDVQEEVKEQIEAYVNSGNSVITEQEAKKDAIEVYAEVTPNPAVMKFGTNKALTQTDVELKNIEEASKSSPLAQALFSFPFVKEVFISENYISVSKYDVVEWNEVYQEIRTFIRQYLQDGKTIISNLPVEEKKTEVKTVKTENLDETSTKIIEILDEYIKPAVASDGGNIAFHDYNSETKKVSVILQGACSGCPSSTITLKNGIETMLKEMLPNQINEVIAING; from the coding sequence ATGGAAAATATTAAAATTCAGATACAAGAAACTAACAATAATTCAATTATAAAATTTGTTAGTAATACGATATTAATTAATGGAGGTAGCTTTGAATTCAATAATATTGATGAAGCTAAATCTTCTCCTCTAGCACAACAACTATTTTATTTACCATTCGTAAAAAAAGTTTTTGTAACTGCAAACTTTATTGCAATTCAAAGATTTGATATTGTAGAATGGTCAGATGTTCAAGAGGAAGTCAAAGAACAGATTGAAGCTTATGTTAATAGTGGAAATTCTGTTATAACAGAACAAGAAGCTAAAAAAGACGCTATAGAAGTTTACGCCGAAGTTACACCGAACCCAGCTGTGATGAAGTTTGGTACAAATAAAGCGTTAACACAAACCGATGTTGAACTAAAAAATATTGAAGAAGCCAGTAAATCTTCTCCATTAGCTCAAGCTTTGTTTAGTTTCCCTTTTGTTAAGGAAGTATTTATTTCAGAAAACTACATTTCTGTATCAAAATACGACGTGGTAGAGTGGAATGAAGTGTATCAAGAAATCAGAACTTTTATTAGACAGTATTTACAAGATGGAAAAACAATTATTTCTAATCTACCTGTTGAAGAAAAGAAAACTGAAGTAAAAACAGTTAAAACTGAAAATCTAGATGAAACTTCAACTAAGATTATTGAAATTTTAGATGAATATATAAAACCAGCTGTAGCTTCTGATGGTGGAAATATTGCTTTTCATGATTACAATTCAGAAACTAAGAAAGTTAGTGTAATTTTACAAGGCGCTTGTAGTGGATGTCCTTCTTCAACAATTACATTGAAGAATGGAATAGAAACCATGTTAAAAGAAATGTTACCTAACCAAATTAACGAAGTAATCGCTATAAATGGATAA
- the ubiE gene encoding bifunctional demethylmenaquinone methyltransferase/2-methoxy-6-polyprenyl-1,4-benzoquinol methylase UbiE encodes MDKQIKPYKDSELGKKEQVAHMFDNISKNYDGLNRVISLGIDVSWRKKVVKLVSENNPKQILDIATGTGDLALMMAELNPDKIVGLDISPGMLEVGKQKINKAKLSDKIEMVVGDSENIPFEDNTFDAITVSFGVRNFENLDKGLQEIHRVLKPGGKFVVLETSNPTKFPFKQGYKLYTNIFLPIVGKLFSKDKVAYSYLSKSANSFPFGEAFNNILTKNGFKNADSLPVTFGVASIYTSTK; translated from the coding sequence ATGGATAAGCAAATTAAACCTTACAAAGATTCTGAGCTAGGAAAAAAAGAGCAAGTTGCGCATATGTTTGACAACATATCCAAAAATTACGACGGTTTAAATCGAGTTATCTCTTTGGGTATTGATGTAAGCTGGAGAAAAAAGGTGGTAAAACTTGTTTCTGAAAACAATCCTAAACAAATTCTTGATATTGCTACAGGAACTGGAGATCTTGCTTTAATGATGGCCGAATTAAATCCTGACAAAATAGTTGGATTAGACATTTCTCCTGGAATGCTTGAGGTTGGAAAACAAAAGATAAACAAAGCAAAGCTATCAGATAAAATAGAAATGGTAGTTGGGGATAGTGAGAATATTCCTTTTGAAGACAACACATTCGATGCTATAACAGTTTCATTTGGAGTTAGGAATTTCGAAAATCTAGATAAAGGGTTACAGGAAATTCATCGTGTTTTAAAACCTGGAGGGAAATTTGTTGTTTTAGAAACTTCAAATCCTACTAAATTCCCTTTTAAGCAGGGTTATAAATTATACACAAATATTTTCCTTCCAATAGTTGGAAAATTATTCTCAAAAGATAAAGTTGCTTATTCATATCTATCTAAAAGTGCAAATTCTTTTCCATTTGGTGAAGCTTTCAACAATATTTTAACCAAAAATGGGTTTAAGAATGCAGATAGTTTACCAGTTACTTTCGGAGTAGCTTCAATTTATACATCAACAAAATAA
- a CDS encoding porin family protein — protein MQKTFFISVCLLFMSWSILAQRERVENLPSFDKRRIHYGFYLGLNTNGFKVEYKPSVFPNAEIEVESEVGFNVGLIADLKLHNNINLRFEPGLISNTKVLRFKHVTTGQDVREVGNTYLHLPFIFKFSTNRLNNVRPYVLGGASFDYNFSSNESNQNDNFGGQFRQNASNLMYEVGVGIDLYLPYFKFSPSIRGIFSITNEVKYDERTPSQWTDPIAFMGTRGIFLHLSFE, from the coding sequence ATGCAAAAGACGTTTTTTATTTCTGTTTGTTTACTGTTTATGTCGTGGAGTATTCTTGCTCAACGCGAAAGAGTTGAAAACTTACCTAGTTTCGATAAACGTAGAATTCACTACGGTTTTTATTTAGGATTAAATACAAATGGTTTTAAGGTAGAATACAAACCAAGTGTTTTTCCAAATGCAGAAATAGAAGTTGAATCTGAAGTAGGATTCAATGTTGGTTTAATTGCGGATTTAAAACTTCATAATAATATTAATCTTCGTTTTGAACCAGGATTAATTTCAAACACAAAGGTTTTACGTTTTAAACATGTTACGACAGGTCAAGACGTGCGAGAAGTAGGGAACACATATTTACACTTACCTTTTATTTTTAAATTCAGTACAAATCGTTTAAATAACGTTAGGCCATATGTATTAGGAGGAGCGTCATTTGATTATAATTTCTCAAGTAACGAAAGTAATCAAAATGATAATTTTGGCGGACAGTTTAGACAAAATGCAAGTAATCTAATGTATGAAGTTGGAGTAGGTATAGATTTATATCTACCATACTTTAAATTCTCTCCTTCAATTAGAGGAATCTTTTCAATTACAAATGAGGTAAAATACGATGAAAGAACTCCAAGTCAATGGACAGACCCTATTGCTTTTATGGGGACAAGAGGAATCTTTCTACACCTATCATTTGAATAA
- a CDS encoding mechanosensitive ion channel family protein, with protein sequence MNELMQPFEEILTEIKNVIPSVFKFLGFLIFAWLFTKILLKIVKKVLAKTKIDQWSEKLSETKIFGDTTINIVLTNVILGVLKWLLILIFVMAGSSIFGLTFVSDGLRSFFAYLPSLIKALCIFAGGAYLGTMVKKAIQGMFKSLEISGGNVVGNIAFYLIVVFLSITALDAAEIDTSLIKSNLTLIIGSILAAFTIAFGLGARDAVARLLFGYYSRRNIAIGAKVKIGDVEGQVLAIDNICFTIKTSDGEVILPIKEVVDNIIIIKK encoded by the coding sequence ATGAATGAATTAATGCAACCTTTCGAAGAGATATTAACTGAAATAAAGAATGTAATTCCTTCAGTTTTTAAGTTTTTAGGGTTTTTAATTTTTGCATGGTTATTCACCAAAATCTTATTAAAAATAGTTAAAAAGGTCTTGGCTAAAACTAAAATAGATCAATGGTCAGAGAAATTAAGTGAGACTAAAATTTTTGGTGATACAACAATTAATATTGTTTTAACCAATGTGATATTAGGTGTATTAAAGTGGTTATTGATTCTAATTTTCGTAATGGCTGGTTCAAGTATATTTGGGCTAACATTCGTTTCAGATGGATTGAGGAGTTTCTTTGCTTATTTACCAAGTTTGATTAAAGCACTATGTATATTCGCTGGTGGTGCTTATTTGGGTACTATGGTAAAAAAGGCAATTCAAGGAATGTTCAAGTCTCTTGAAATTAGTGGTGGTAATGTTGTAGGAAATATTGCATTTTATTTAATTGTGGTTTTTCTTTCCATAACCGCTCTAGATGCTGCAGAAATAGATACGTCATTAATTAAAAGTAATTTAACTTTAATAATAGGTTCTATTTTAGCTGCTTTTACCATAGCGTTTGGTTTAGGGGCTAGAGATGCAGTAGCTCGTTTACTTTTTGGTTACTACTCAAGGAGAAATATAGCTATTGGTGCAAAGGTTAAAATTGGCGATGTTGAAGGTCAGGTTTTAGCGATTGATAATATCTGTTTTACGATTAAAACTTCGGATGGAGAAGTGATTTTACCAATCAAAGAAGTGGTAGATAATATAATTATTATTAAAAAGTAA
- a CDS encoding sigma-70 family RNA polymerase sigma factor: protein MNTNKVDHITDEELVRKIVEKNDTHLFAILYDRYAGVVYNKCYGFSKSKEEAQDLTHDVFVRLFVKLRSFKGRSKFSTWLYSFTYNFCVNYVQRNSAKKNEKVTVVTDVIKDEDAETEEIDDASLFELKSEKLAKAMQIIDPSDKMILLMKYQDDMSIKEICEVLDIGESAVKMRVKRAKEKVVKAYNDL from the coding sequence TTGAATACCAATAAAGTTGATCACATAACTGACGAAGAACTCGTTCGTAAAATAGTCGAGAAGAATGATACTCATTTGTTCGCTATTTTGTACGATAGGTATGCTGGTGTAGTATATAATAAATGCTATGGCTTTTCTAAAAGTAAAGAAGAGGCGCAGGATTTAACTCACGATGTCTTTGTTCGATTATTTGTTAAACTTAGAAGTTTCAAAGGACGCTCAAAATTCTCTACTTGGTTATATTCTTTTACCTATAATTTTTGTGTTAATTATGTACAAAGAAATAGTGCAAAGAAGAATGAGAAAGTGACAGTTGTTACAGATGTAATTAAAGATGAAGACGCAGAAACTGAAGAAATAGATGATGCATCTTTATTTGAATTAAAATCTGAGAAGTTGGCTAAAGCCATGCAAATCATAGATCCTTCGGATAAGATGATTCTTTTAATGAAATATCAAGATGATATGAGTATAAAAGAAATTTGTGAGGTTTTAGATATTGGAGAAAGCGCAGTGAAAATGCGTGTAAAAAGAGCTAAGGAAAAAGTTGTAAAGGCTTATAACGATTTATAA
- a CDS encoding RNA polymerase sigma factor RpoD/SigA produces MRQLKITKQVTNRETASLDKYLQEIGKVDLITADEEVELAQRIKAGDQRALEKLTKANLRFVVSVAKQYQNQGLTLPDLINEGNLGLIKAAKRFDETRGFKFISYAVWWIRQSILQALAEQSRIVRLPLNKIGSINKINKMYAFLEQENERPPSAEEIAKKLDMTVSDVKESMKNSGRHVSMDAPLIEGEDSNLYDVLNSGESPNPDKTLLHESLRIEINRALETLTPREADVVRLYFGLGEHQPMTLEEIGETFDLTRERVRQIKEKAIRRLKHTSRSKILMTYLG; encoded by the coding sequence ATGAGACAACTTAAAATTACGAAACAGGTAACCAACAGAGAAACTGCCTCACTTGATAAATATTTACAGGAGATTGGAAAAGTAGACTTAATTACTGCTGATGAAGAAGTAGAGTTAGCGCAGCGAATAAAAGCGGGTGACCAAAGAGCTTTAGAAAAATTAACTAAAGCAAACTTACGTTTCGTAGTATCGGTTGCTAAACAATATCAAAACCAAGGATTAACATTACCGGATTTAATTAACGAAGGTAACCTTGGATTAATTAAAGCTGCTAAACGTTTCGATGAAACTCGTGGTTTTAAATTCATTTCTTATGCTGTATGGTGGATTCGTCAATCGATTTTACAAGCTTTAGCAGAGCAATCACGTATCGTTCGTTTACCTCTTAATAAAATTGGATCTATTAATAAGATCAACAAGATGTATGCTTTCTTAGAGCAAGAAAACGAAAGACCTCCAAGTGCTGAAGAGATTGCTAAGAAATTAGACATGACAGTGAGCGACGTAAAAGAATCTATGAAAAATTCAGGACGTCACGTATCTATGGACGCTCCTTTAATAGAAGGAGAAGATTCTAACTTATATGATGTATTAAATTCAGGAGAATCTCCAAATCCAGATAAAACTTTATTACACGAATCTTTGAGAATCGAAATTAATAGAGCTCTTGAAACGTTAACTCCTCGTGAAGCTGATGTTGTAAGATTATACTTTGGATTAGGGGAACACCAACCAATGACTTTAGAAGAAATTGGAGAAACTTTCGACTTAACAAGAGAAAGAGTTCGTCAGATTAAAGAAAAGGCAATTCGTAGATTAAAACACACATCTAGAAGTAAGATTTTAATGACTTACTTAGGATAG
- the rpe gene encoding ribulose-phosphate 3-epimerase, producing the protein MMSKLIAPSVLAADFGNLQRDVDMVNSSKADWFHIDIMDGVFVPNISFGMPVLKAISSHATKTIDVHLMIVDPDRYINTFADLGADILTVHYEACTHLHRTIQAIKASGMKAGVALNPHTPINVLEDIIIDLDLVCIMSVNPGFGGQSFIENTYKKVKQLKELITTAGSNTLIEIDGGVTNKNAKQLTEAGADVLVAGSYVFKSDNPTETIAGLKSLCN; encoded by the coding sequence ATAATGAGTAAACTTATTGCACCTTCAGTTTTAGCGGCTGATTTTGGAAATCTACAGCGTGATGTAGATATGGTAAATTCTAGTAAAGCTGACTGGTTTCATATTGACATAATGGATGGAGTATTTGTTCCAAATATTTCATTTGGAATGCCAGTTCTAAAAGCTATTTCTTCACACGCAACGAAAACTATTGATGTACATTTAATGATTGTTGACCCTGACAGATACATCAATACATTTGCTGACCTAGGAGCTGATATTTTAACTGTACACTACGAGGCTTGTACACACTTACACAGAACAATTCAAGCTATTAAAGCAAGCGGTATGAAAGCAGGTGTTGCTTTAAATCCACATACTCCAATTAATGTTTTAGAAGATATTATTATTGATTTAGACTTGGTTTGTATTATGAGTGTAAACCCTGGCTTTGGTGGACAATCTTTTATCGAAAATACTTACAAGAAAGTAAAACAGTTAAAAGAATTAATTACAACAGCTGGTTCTAATACCTTAATAGAAATTGATGGTGGAGTAACAAATAAAAACGCAAAACAATTAACTGAAGCTGGAGCTGATGTTCTAGTTGCAGGAAGTTACGTATTTAAAAGTGATAATCCTACTGAGACAATTGCTGGTTTAAAATCGCTTTGTAATTAA
- a CDS encoding zinc-dependent peptidase, with protein MKSYFYIKSITYGLSGLTIFANIIESIYVYVFNRPIFVHLYFIKKKLPRYKKEFLEHVAFYRKLDPKYQSYFEHRLAKFIRSYEFIERDGFKLTPEAKVLIAASYVKLTFGMRRYSSSTFNKIIIYPSAYYSVITKQYHKGEFNPALKLIIFSWEDFLKGEVITNDNLNLGIHEFTHALTFHGKKSKDKSAKIFYRVFLEIIKFMKNPANSTAILQSNYFRDYANTNALEFLSVIMEHFFETPKDLKNNFPVLYHKIEKMLNYKAILNQQLSQ; from the coding sequence ATGAAATCTTACTTTTATATAAAGTCTATTACTTATGGACTGAGTGGTCTTACGATTTTTGCAAATATTATCGAATCAATATATGTGTATGTTTTCAATAGACCAATCTTTGTGCACTTGTATTTTATCAAGAAAAAATTGCCAAGATATAAGAAGGAGTTTTTGGAGCATGTGGCCTTTTACAGAAAACTAGATCCAAAATATCAATCTTATTTTGAACATCGGTTGGCAAAGTTTATTCGGTCGTATGAGTTTATAGAAAGAGATGGATTTAAATTAACTCCGGAAGCTAAAGTTTTAATTGCGGCTTCGTATGTTAAACTTACTTTTGGTATGAGAAGATATTCCTCATCTACATTCAATAAAATAATTATATATCCGTCTGCGTATTATTCTGTGATTACGAAACAGTATCATAAAGGTGAATTCAATCCAGCTTTAAAGTTAATTATATTTTCGTGGGAAGATTTTTTGAAGGGAGAAGTTATAACGAATGATAATTTGAACTTGGGGATTCACGAGTTTACACATGCCTTGACTTTTCACGGTAAAAAATCAAAAGATAAGAGTGCAAAAATATTTTACAGGGTCTTTCTAGAAATAATTAAGTTCATGAAAAACCCTGCAAATTCCACTGCAATTTTACAGTCAAATTACTTTAGAGATTATGCTAATACTAATGCTTTAGAGTTTCTATCTGTTATCATGGAACATTTTTTTGAAACTCCTAAAGATTTGAAAAATAACTTTCCAGTATTATACCATAAAATTGAGAAAATGCTTAATTACAAAGCGATTTTAAACCAGCAATTGTCTCAGTAG